A window from Mangifera indica cultivar Alphonso chromosome 2, CATAS_Mindica_2.1, whole genome shotgun sequence encodes these proteins:
- the LOC123206759 gene encoding organic cation/carnitine transporter 7 isoform X3, which translates to MGIENQEENPTYTVDEALVKMGFGPAVQSLWYLSPKQESLITSVVFAGMLVGAYSWGIMSDNYGRRKGFLVTAVVTSAAGFLSAFAPNYYFLIIFRCLVGLGLGGGPVLSSWFLEFIPAPSRGVWMVIFSAFWSVGTILEAALAWLIMPRKGWRWLLALSSLPSLLLLIFYRVTPESPRYLCLKGRTAEARHILEKIAIFNGTPLPSGDLVSDQERELETLSLITRSLDEDNETPEGTEEEEDSTSKALETENEHSTPEWKDSNIAGISALLMLLSPELIRSTLLLWVVFFGNAFLYYGLVLLTTELNNGHNNCAEKLQSEKSQDIDYKDVFITSFAEFPGLLLSAAIVDKLGRKLSMSALFFCCCTFLLPLLFQQSAGLTTGLLFGARICISGTFTIVYIYAPEIYPTSVRTTGVGVASSIGRIGGMACPLVAVALVHGCHQTAAIVLFEIVIFLSGIATLLFPLETKGRDLTESVASAKLIMH; encoded by the exons atGGGAATTGAAAATCAAGAAGAAAACCCCACATATACTGTGGATGAAGCCCTTGTGAAAATGGGATTCG GACCAGCAGTTCAGTCCTTATGGTATCTTTCTCCTAAGCAAGAGAGTCTTATAACTAGTGTTGTTTTTGCTGGAATGCTAGTTGGGGCCTATTCATGGGGCATCATGTCAGACAATTATGGAAGAAG GAAAGGATTCCTCGTTACGGCAGTGGTAACTTCTGCAGCTGGTTTTCTGAGTGCTTTTGCcccaaattattatttcttgatCATCTTTCGTTGTTTGGTTGGTCTTGGTTTGGGAGGCGGCCCTGTGCTCTCATCTTGGTTTCTAGAGTTTATTCCCGCTCCGAGCAGAGGTGTTTGGATGGTTATTTTTTCAGCTTTCTGGAGTGTTGGGACAATCTTGGAGGCAGCACTTGCATGG CTTATTATGCCAAGAAAAGGTTGGAGGTGGCTACTTGCACTCTCGTCTCTGCCTTCTTTGCTTCTCCTTATATTCTATAGGGTGACTCCTGAATCACCGAGGTATTTATGCTTGAAAGGTAGAACAGCTGAGGCACGCCATATTTTGGAGAAAATAGCAATATTTAATGGCACACCGCTTCCTTCTGGAGATCTTGTTTCTGATCAGGAACGTGAGCTAGAGACTTTGAGTTTGATTACAAGAAGTCTTGATGAAGACAATGAAACTCCGGAGGGAAcggaagaagaggaagattcAACTTCTAAGGCTCTGGAAACAGAAAATGAACATTCAACTCCTGAGTGGAAAGATTCTAACATTGCTGGCATCTCTGCACTGTTAATGCTTCTTTCTCCAGAATTAATCAGATCAACCTTGCTCTTATGGGTAGTATTCTTTGGCAATGCATTTTTATATTATGGGCTTGTGTTGCTGACCACTGAGTTGAACAATGGACACAACAATTGTGCAGAAAAACTGCAATCTGAAAAATCTCAGGATATTGACTACAAAGATGTTTTCATCACCAGTTTTGCAG AGTTTCCTGGGCTCCTATTGTCAGCTGCCATAGTAGATAAACTTGGTCGTAAGCTTTCAATGTCAGCTTTGTTCTTCTGCTGTTGCACATTTCTGTTACCTTTGCTGTTCCAGCAGTCTGCGGGTTTAACAACAGGTCTTCTCTTTGGAGCTCGAATATGCATATCAGGAACCTTCACAATTGTCTATATATATGCACCAGAG ATATACCCTACCTCAGTAAGAACAACTGGTGTTGGTGTTGCTAGCTCGATAGGAAGAATCGGTGGGATGGCATGTCCCCTTGTGGCAGTAGCTCTAGTTCATGGATGCCATCAAACTGCAGCCATAGTTTTGTTTGAGATTGTTATTTTTCTGTCAGGGATTGCTACATTGCTTTTCCCTCTTGAAACCAAAGGCCGTGACTTGACTGAAAGTGTAGCTAGTGCAAAACTGATCATGCATTAG
- the LOC123206759 gene encoding organic cation/carnitine transporter 7 isoform X2: MRTRKDEEHQKNEIYTFIFSIKFYSKGPAVQSLWYLSPKQESLITSVVFAGMLVGAYSWGIMSDNYGRRKGFLVTAVVTSAAGFLSAFAPNYYFLIIFRCLVGLGLGGGPVLSSWFLEFIPAPSRGVWMVIFSAFWSVGTILEAALAWLIMPRKGWRWLLALSSLPSLLLLIFYRVTPESPRYLCLKGRTAEARHILEKIAIFNGTPLPSGDLVSDQERELETLSLITRSLDEDNETPEGTEEEEDSTSKALETENEHSTPEWKDSNIAGISALLMLLSPELIRSTLLLWVVFFGNAFLYYGLVLLTTELNNGHNNCAEKLQSEKSQDIDYKDVFITSFAEFPGLLLSAAIVDKLGRKLSMSALFFCCCTFLLPLLFQQSAGLTTGLLFGARICISGTFTIVYIYAPEIYPTSVRTTGVGVASSIGRIGGMACPLVAVALVHGCHQTAAIVLFEIVIFLSGIATLLFPLETKGRDLTESVASAKLIMH; this comes from the exons ATGAGAACGAGGAAGGACGAAGAACACCAGAAGAACGAGATCTACACTTTTATCttttccattaaattttattCGAAAG GACCAGCAGTTCAGTCCTTATGGTATCTTTCTCCTAAGCAAGAGAGTCTTATAACTAGTGTTGTTTTTGCTGGAATGCTAGTTGGGGCCTATTCATGGGGCATCATGTCAGACAATTATGGAAGAAG GAAAGGATTCCTCGTTACGGCAGTGGTAACTTCTGCAGCTGGTTTTCTGAGTGCTTTTGCcccaaattattatttcttgatCATCTTTCGTTGTTTGGTTGGTCTTGGTTTGGGAGGCGGCCCTGTGCTCTCATCTTGGTTTCTAGAGTTTATTCCCGCTCCGAGCAGAGGTGTTTGGATGGTTATTTTTTCAGCTTTCTGGAGTGTTGGGACAATCTTGGAGGCAGCACTTGCATGG CTTATTATGCCAAGAAAAGGTTGGAGGTGGCTACTTGCACTCTCGTCTCTGCCTTCTTTGCTTCTCCTTATATTCTATAGGGTGACTCCTGAATCACCGAGGTATTTATGCTTGAAAGGTAGAACAGCTGAGGCACGCCATATTTTGGAGAAAATAGCAATATTTAATGGCACACCGCTTCCTTCTGGAGATCTTGTTTCTGATCAGGAACGTGAGCTAGAGACTTTGAGTTTGATTACAAGAAGTCTTGATGAAGACAATGAAACTCCGGAGGGAAcggaagaagaggaagattcAACTTCTAAGGCTCTGGAAACAGAAAATGAACATTCAACTCCTGAGTGGAAAGATTCTAACATTGCTGGCATCTCTGCACTGTTAATGCTTCTTTCTCCAGAATTAATCAGATCAACCTTGCTCTTATGGGTAGTATTCTTTGGCAATGCATTTTTATATTATGGGCTTGTGTTGCTGACCACTGAGTTGAACAATGGACACAACAATTGTGCAGAAAAACTGCAATCTGAAAAATCTCAGGATATTGACTACAAAGATGTTTTCATCACCAGTTTTGCAG AGTTTCCTGGGCTCCTATTGTCAGCTGCCATAGTAGATAAACTTGGTCGTAAGCTTTCAATGTCAGCTTTGTTCTTCTGCTGTTGCACATTTCTGTTACCTTTGCTGTTCCAGCAGTCTGCGGGTTTAACAACAGGTCTTCTCTTTGGAGCTCGAATATGCATATCAGGAACCTTCACAATTGTCTATATATATGCACCAGAG ATATACCCTACCTCAGTAAGAACAACTGGTGTTGGTGTTGCTAGCTCGATAGGAAGAATCGGTGGGATGGCATGTCCCCTTGTGGCAGTAGCTCTAGTTCATGGATGCCATCAAACTGCAGCCATAGTTTTGTTTGAGATTGTTATTTTTCTGTCAGGGATTGCTACATTGCTTTTCCCTCTTGAAACCAAAGGCCGTGACTTGACTGAAAGTGTAGCTAGTGCAAAACTGATCATGCATTAG
- the LOC123206759 gene encoding organic cation/carnitine transporter 7 isoform X1 yields MGIENQEENPTYTVDEALVKMGFGKFQACVLAYAGMGMISEAMEMMLLSFVGPAVQSLWYLSPKQESLITSVVFAGMLVGAYSWGIMSDNYGRRKGFLVTAVVTSAAGFLSAFAPNYYFLIIFRCLVGLGLGGGPVLSSWFLEFIPAPSRGVWMVIFSAFWSVGTILEAALAWLIMPRKGWRWLLALSSLPSLLLLIFYRVTPESPRYLCLKGRTAEARHILEKIAIFNGTPLPSGDLVSDQERELETLSLITRSLDEDNETPEGTEEEEDSTSKALETENEHSTPEWKDSNIAGISALLMLLSPELIRSTLLLWVVFFGNAFLYYGLVLLTTELNNGHNNCAEKLQSEKSQDIDYKDVFITSFAEFPGLLLSAAIVDKLGRKLSMSALFFCCCTFLLPLLFQQSAGLTTGLLFGARICISGTFTIVYIYAPEIYPTSVRTTGVGVASSIGRIGGMACPLVAVALVHGCHQTAAIVLFEIVIFLSGIATLLFPLETKGRDLTESVASAKLIMH; encoded by the exons atGGGAATTGAAAATCAAGAAGAAAACCCCACATATACTGTGGATGAAGCCCTTGTGAAAATGGGATTCGGTAAATTCCAAGCTTGTGTGCTTGCTTATGCTGGCATGGGAATGATTTCGGAGGCAATGGAAATGATGCTCCTATCTTTTGTAGGACCAGCAGTTCAGTCCTTATGGTATCTTTCTCCTAAGCAAGAGAGTCTTATAACTAGTGTTGTTTTTGCTGGAATGCTAGTTGGGGCCTATTCATGGGGCATCATGTCAGACAATTATGGAAGAAG GAAAGGATTCCTCGTTACGGCAGTGGTAACTTCTGCAGCTGGTTTTCTGAGTGCTTTTGCcccaaattattatttcttgatCATCTTTCGTTGTTTGGTTGGTCTTGGTTTGGGAGGCGGCCCTGTGCTCTCATCTTGGTTTCTAGAGTTTATTCCCGCTCCGAGCAGAGGTGTTTGGATGGTTATTTTTTCAGCTTTCTGGAGTGTTGGGACAATCTTGGAGGCAGCACTTGCATGG CTTATTATGCCAAGAAAAGGTTGGAGGTGGCTACTTGCACTCTCGTCTCTGCCTTCTTTGCTTCTCCTTATATTCTATAGGGTGACTCCTGAATCACCGAGGTATTTATGCTTGAAAGGTAGAACAGCTGAGGCACGCCATATTTTGGAGAAAATAGCAATATTTAATGGCACACCGCTTCCTTCTGGAGATCTTGTTTCTGATCAGGAACGTGAGCTAGAGACTTTGAGTTTGATTACAAGAAGTCTTGATGAAGACAATGAAACTCCGGAGGGAAcggaagaagaggaagattcAACTTCTAAGGCTCTGGAAACAGAAAATGAACATTCAACTCCTGAGTGGAAAGATTCTAACATTGCTGGCATCTCTGCACTGTTAATGCTTCTTTCTCCAGAATTAATCAGATCAACCTTGCTCTTATGGGTAGTATTCTTTGGCAATGCATTTTTATATTATGGGCTTGTGTTGCTGACCACTGAGTTGAACAATGGACACAACAATTGTGCAGAAAAACTGCAATCTGAAAAATCTCAGGATATTGACTACAAAGATGTTTTCATCACCAGTTTTGCAG AGTTTCCTGGGCTCCTATTGTCAGCTGCCATAGTAGATAAACTTGGTCGTAAGCTTTCAATGTCAGCTTTGTTCTTCTGCTGTTGCACATTTCTGTTACCTTTGCTGTTCCAGCAGTCTGCGGGTTTAACAACAGGTCTTCTCTTTGGAGCTCGAATATGCATATCAGGAACCTTCACAATTGTCTATATATATGCACCAGAG ATATACCCTACCTCAGTAAGAACAACTGGTGTTGGTGTTGCTAGCTCGATAGGAAGAATCGGTGGGATGGCATGTCCCCTTGTGGCAGTAGCTCTAGTTCATGGATGCCATCAAACTGCAGCCATAGTTTTGTTTGAGATTGTTATTTTTCTGTCAGGGATTGCTACATTGCTTTTCCCTCTTGAAACCAAAGGCCGTGACTTGACTGAAAGTGTAGCTAGTGCAAAACTGATCATGCATTAG
- the LOC123206796 gene encoding uncharacterized protein LOC123206796, translating to MSCLFQSIKMASDDVFNFNIYDHGTVVDRKKYRVQCNYCGKELKSSRLKYHLGGIRGNVVPCEKAPENVKEPLRNNLLDIKRGSPSVQIGEIKNLDSPGKRDRSSKCNSVKRFKCEASQHPSCESESYTETESELEESGTQNVSILSKRIGSQTSINAEKKKDSLSLQTQRCIGRFFYEMGIEFSVANSPSFRNMINATFYHVQAKCEIPSCQDLKGWILHEEVKEMQEYVKRIRQSWASTGCSILLDGWIDESGQNLVSFIVDCPQGPIYLRSADVSAIIGDVDALQLLLDGVIEEVGVTNVVQIIACSTSGWMGDLGKQFMKRQRTVFWTVSASHCIELMLEKIGMLDSVQRVLDKTKTITRFIHGHTSVMKILRYFTGDCNLIMPSNVRSAMPFMTIENIVSKKNNLTAMFVSSEWNNSDWATTTEGTRVADLVKDHSFWTGARMVLKTTIPLVRALCLIRGTDKPQVGYIYETMDQAKETIKEGVSNKKSEYMPVWEIIDEIWDKHLHSPLHAAGYYLNPSLFYSSDFYSDPEVSFGLLCCIVRMVQDQSTQDSISLQLDEYRRAKGSFSQGGTIDQINKFSPAEWWSEFGEEYPELQKFATRILSQTCDGASRYGLKRSLSEKLLKKGMNRIEKHRLSDLTFVHYNLQLKNFKLLLKGDMVADEIDPMDDWIVDESLETESENGDSAWMELNYTRPEGVPNVEGTSLRQAKEEPNIDITNSISTRIS from the exons ATGTCttgcttgtttcaatccataaaaaTGGCTAGTGATGAtgtcttcaattttaatatttatgatcatgGAACTGTGGTGGATCGGAAAAAGTATAGAGTACAatgcaattattgtggaaagGAATTGAAATCTTCTCGTCTCAAGTATCATTTAGGAGGTATTCGCGGAAATGTGGTACCTTGTGAAAAGGCTCCCGAAAATGTCAAGGAACCACTGAGAAACAACTTGCTAGACATAAAAAGAGGAAGTCCGAGTGTGCAAATCGGAGAAATTAAGAACTTGGACTCTCCAGGAAAAAGGGATCGATCCTCCAAATGTAACAGTGTTAAACGTTTTAAATGTGAAGCCTCTCAACATCCCAGCTGTGAGAGTGAAAGCTATACAGAGACGGAATCTGAATTAGAAGAAAGTGGGACACAAAATGTTTCAATTCTCAGCAAAAGAATAGGTTCACAAACCAGCATTAATGCTGAGAAGAAAAAGGATTCATTATCATTGCAAACTCAAAGATGTATTGGTAGATTTTTCTATGAAATGGGAATTGAATTCAGTGTTGCCAATTCTCCAAGCTTTCGAAACATGATAAATGCTACTTTTTATCATGTTCAGGCAAAATGTGAGATTCCCAGTTGTCAGGATCTGAAAGGGTGGATTCTTCATGAAGAAGTGAAGGAAATGCAAGAATATGTGAAGAGGATAAGACAGTCATGGGCAAGCACTGGATGTAGCATCTTGTTAGATGGATGGATTGATGAAAGTGGTCAAAACTTGGTTAGTTTTATTGTGGACTGTCCCCAGGGACCAATTTATCTCAGATCAGCTGATGTTTCGGCCATCATTGGTGATGTTGATGCCTTGCAGTTGCTTCTAGATGGAGTCATTGAAGAGGTTGGAGTAACTAATGTAGTTCAAATTATTGCATGTTCTACATCAGGCTGGATGGGGGATTTAGGCAAGCAGTTTATGAAAAGGCAGAGGACTGTGTTTTGGACTGTAAGTGCATCCCACTGTATTGAGCTGATGCTTGAGAAGATTGGTATGTTGGATTCTGTTCAGAGGGTATTAGATAAGACAAAAACCATTACAAGGTTCATTCATGGCCACACATCTGTAATGAAAATCTTGAGATATTTTACTGGTGACTGCAACCTTATTATGCCTTCCAATGTGAGATCAGCAATGCCTTTTATGACCATAGAGAATATTGTCTCCAAAAAGAATAACCTGACAGCCATGTTTGTCTCATCTGAGTGGAACAACTCAGACTGGGCTACTACAACAGAGGGAACAAGGGTTGCTGATTTAGTAAAGGATCATTCTTTCTGGACTGGAGCCAGGATGGTTCTGAAGACAACCATACCACTTGTACGTGCTCTGTGTTTGATCAGGGGGACAGACAAACCTCAAGTGGGATATATATATGAAACCATGGATCAAGCAAAGGAGACGATTAAAGAGGGAGTTAGTAACAAGAAATCTGAATATATGCCTGTTTGGGAAATTATTGATGAGATTTGGGACAAACACCTCCATAGCCCCCTCCATGCAGCTGGTTATTACTTAAACCcaagtttattttattcaagtgATTTCTATAGTGATCCCGAGGTTTCCTTTGGTCTGTTATGTTGTATTGTTAGGATGGTGCAAGATCAGTCCACTCAAGATTCGATATCTCTTCAATTGGATGAGTATAGACGTGCTAAGGGTTCTTTTAGTCAGGGGGGTACCATTgaccaaataaacaaattttctcCAG CTGAGTGGTGGTCTGAATTTGGAGAGGAATATCCTGAGTTGCAGAAATTCGCCACTAGAATTCTGAGTCAAACATGTGATGGTGCTTCAAGATATGGGTTGAAGAGGAGTTTATCTGAGAAGCTGCTTAAAAAGGGAATGAATCGTATTGAAAAGCACCGATTGAGTGATCTGACATTTGTTCACTATAACTTGCAACTGAAGAATTTCAAGCTACTCCTGAAAGGTGACATGGTGGCGGATGAGATTGATCCTATGGACGATTGGATTGTAGATGAATCACTAGAAACCGAATCTGAAAATGGTGACAGTGCTTGGATGGAGTTAAACTACACTAGACCTGAGGGGGTGCCTAACGTGGAAGGAACTTCACTACGTCAAGCAAAGGAGGAGCCCAACATAGATATAACAAATAGCATCAGTACTAGAATTAGTTGA
- the LOC123206810 gene encoding myb family transcription factor PHL6-like has protein sequence MNHHSFISATQTESNNGIKQPCCTAIPPIHNFLSVESEGLSLSTGECSSPHPSPFIQKESHSYPHKIRAPTSQSHKCCFPPGPNSPWTRGSHLQHSKGSFSRSSVFCTSLYLSSSSSSETHRQLGNLPFLPRPPSYNHSVSSVDSTKSPLSFSEGIGNPYEEEHSESLVKDLFNLPGDISDGSFHGVTCTDDSLALNDHLELHFLSDELDIAITDNGENPRVDEIYEIPQSSSKPSIGLACDQSYVSSAPPVDAFTSLPSPGPATAHKPRMRWTPALHECFVAAVNKLDGAERATPKGVLKLMNVEGLTIYHVKSHLQKYRLAKYMPEKKEEKKTSSTEENSATSSSSECDGRKKGSVQISEALRMQMEVQKQLHEQLEVQRALQLRIEEHAKYLQKILEEQQKAGSVLIPPRSLSSITDPSRDSEVQPSSPSVSGLSNHPDKSKTDLSSALPSKQKATDSSESKPDAKRIRLNDKPETASDDALVENPVQ, from the exons ATGAACCACCATAGTTTCATTTCTGCAACTCAAACTGAATCTAACAATGGAATCAAACAGCCCTGTTGCACTGCCATACCCCCCattcataattttttgagtGTTGAATCAGAAGGGCTAAGTCTTTCTACTGGTGAATGTTCCTCTCCACATCCATCACCTTTTATTCAAAAAGAATCTCATAGTTATCCCCATAAAATTCGAGCACCTACATCCCAATCCCATAAGTGTTGTTTTCCACCTGGACCAAATAGCCCTTGGACTCGTGGTTCTCATCTTCAACATTCAAAGGGCTCATTTTCACGGTCATCTGTTTTTTGTACCAGTTTATACCTATCGTCTTCATCAAGCTCTGAAACCCATCGTCAACTTGGGAATTTACCATTTCTTCCACGTCCTCCCTCATACAATCATTCTGTTTCTTCTGTTGACTCAACAAAATCTCCATTGTCTTTCAGTGAAGGTATAGGGAACCCATATGAAGAGGAGCATTCAGAATCTCTCGTGAAAGACCTCTTTAATTTGCCTGGAGACATTTCAGATGGTAGCTTTCATGGGGTAACTTGTACAGATGACAGTTTGGCACTTAATGATCATTTGGAGCTGCATTTTTTGTCTGATGAACTTGACATAGCTATAACTGACAATGGAGAAAATCCCAGGGTTGAT GAAATTTATGAAATACCTCAATCTTCATCAAAACCTTCCATCGGACTGGCATGTGATCAGAGCTATGTCTCTTCAGCACCACCTGTTGATGCTTTTACAAGTCTCCCATCTCCTGGGCCAGCCACTGCACATAAGCCAAGAATGAGATGGACGCCTGCACTCCATGAATGCTTTGTGGCAGCTGTCAACAAACTTGATGGAGCTGAAA GGGCTACTCCCAAAGGTGTATTGAAGCTCATGAATGTAGAAGGTTTGACCATCTATCATGTGAAAAGCCACTTACAG AAATACCGACTCGCTAAGTATATGCCAGAGAAAAAGGAAG AGAAGAAGACTTCTAGCACTGAAGAAAACAGTGCAACTTCAAGCAGCAGTGAATGTGATGGACGGAAGAAAGg GAGTGTGCAAATCTCTGAGGCCTTGCGCATGCAAATGGAAGTTCAGAAACAGCTGCATGAACAGCTTGAG GTGCAAAGGGCCCTTCAGTTACGCATAGAGGAGCATGCAAAGTACTTGCAGAAGATCTTGGAGGAACAGCAGAAAGCTGGCAGTGTCCTGATTCCTCCTCGAAGCTTGTCATCAATTACCGATCCCAGCAGAGATTCTGAGGTGCAGCCTTCTTCTCCATCAGTTAGTGGTTTGTCTAACCACCCAGACAAGTCTAAAACAGACTTGTCATCAGCTCTACCATCGAAGCAAAAAGCTACTGACAGTAGTGAATCGAAGCCAGATGCAAAAAGGATTCGTCTCAACGACAAGCCAGAAACAGCTTCAGATGATGCATTGGTTGAAAATCCTGTGCAATGA